Part of the Helicobacter bilis genome is shown below.
AAAAATACAGAATATTATAGGGTAAAAACATGCGATTAGTATTATTTAGCGGTGGAGTAGATAGCACCACAGCATTATTTTGGAGTAAAAAAGAGTGTGATACACATGCCTTAATCTTTAAATATCCAAGTTTGCATAATAAAAGAGAGATAGATTCTGCTGTGCGGATATGTAAAAATGAAAATATATCCTACACACTTTTAGATATGAGTAGCGTATTTGTGGGCTTTAAGAGTGCCTTGCTGCAAAATAGCAGTGAGAGCGTTCCACAAGATTCTTATAATCTAGAATCTATGGCAAAACTTGTTGTGCCTTTTAGAAATGGGATCTTTCTTAGTGTTGCGGCTGGACTTGCAGAATCTCTTGGCTATAAAGAGATTGTATTAGCAAATCATGCAGGAGATCATCCACTCTATCCAGACTGCACACAATCTTTTATAGATTCTATGAATGAGAGTATTATGCAAGGAAGTGGTGGTGCAGTTAAGCTTTGTAGTCCATTTTGTAATTGGGATAAAAAAGAGATAGTAAAGCTTGGTTTAAGTTTGGGTGTTGATTATACAAAGACATATAGTTGTTACAGGGGTGGTGAGAAGCATTGTAATACATGTCCTACTTGTATAGAATCTAATGAGAGTTTTTTAGCAAATGGTATTGTTATAGAGAGATAGCTTTGTATCTATAGAATCTAGCATAATCATAGAGATATTTCACCCATAGAATCTAGTCTAATATCGACTTATAGAATCTAAACGCAATATCAATATTACAATCACACAAAATAATACCTTTTTAGCTTTTTAAATCTTTAAGAGATGATTTTTACAGCCATTTTATAATAATTTTACAGCGATAGAATACACTACATTAATTTATATGAAAGGTGTATTATGCAAAAATTTCTTTTAATCCTATGTGTAAATATTATATTTTGCGCGTGTTCTTCTACCTTGCCAACTTTTTCTTATGAGAGTGATTCTACACTTAAAAGCAGCATAGAAGAAAAGGCAGCCCACGCATATCCACAAGCCTATTTTGCGGTATTAAGCGATACGCATATCTATGATACAAATCTTGGAATAGATGGCGAGGCTTTCAAGGAATATCTCAATAATGATAGAAAAATGCTAGTCCAAAGTGTAGAGATTCTAGAATCTGCCCTAAGTGATATTGCCTCAAAAAAGCCACAATTTGTGCTAATTTCAGGGGATTTAACAAAAGATGGCGAGATAAGCTCACATGAATTATTACAAAAGCGTTTATACGCATTAAAAGCACAAGGCATTCAAACCTATGTAGTCCCGGGCAATCATGATATAAATAACTCTCATGCAAGAAGCTTTCATGGTGCTACAACAAAGCAAGTAAAGTCCGCCCAAAAAGAAGACTTTGCTAGAATCTATGCGGATTTTGGCTACAATCAAGCGATAAAAAAAGATCCAGATTCTCTAAGCTATATTATAGAGCCAGTGGAGGGCTTATGGATTTTTGGGCTTGATAGCACGAGATTCCGTGAAAATAACATGAAAAAAGATCCTATTGTAGATGGGAAATTCTATCCGCAAACGCTACAATGGATTGAAGCAAACTTAATTGAGGCAAATAGAGAGGGAAAAGCAGTCATTGCCTTTTTTCATCACGGAATATTAGAGCATTATACAGGTAATGCGACCTTTTACCCCGAATATTTGATAGAAAATTTTCAAGCGATAGCAAAAATGTTTGCTTTCTATAATGTCCGCATGGTTTTCACGGGACATTTTCATGCGAATGATATAAGTATGCAAGAGTTTAATGGCAAGGTGCTATATGATATTGAGACAGGCTCACTTGTATCCGCACCCTCGCCTTATCGCTTTGTAACACTAAAGGATAATAAGGCTTTTATCACAACCTCTATTGTAAAAGAGATTCCAAGTGTGCAAGACTTTCAAACATTTGCCACAGAATATACAAAAAATGGCTTTGAAGTGCTTGGCAAAGCGGTTATGAATAAATTCTTTGTAAGCAAAAAAGACCAAGATATACTAGCACCTTATATCAGCAATGCCTTTATCGCTCATTACAGGGGCGATGAGATGCCAGAAAAAAATCAAAAGCTTATCCCAGATTCTAAAGAGTTAGGTATGTTTGGCAAACTCGTGCTACATAAAAAGAGAGATTTGATTATAAATATTTGGCATGACTTAAAACCGCAAGATAATAATATTGTTTTGGAATTTAAATAATTATGTTTTAACATATAGGGACAAACTATGAAAAGATTTCAAAAAAGTATTATATGCTTTATGCTTTGCTTTGTTATGGGCTTTGCAGATACTACAAAAGAGAGTGAGAATTTAGAAAAACATTTGCGAGATAATGTAGCACAAAAATTAGAATCTAGAATCACAGATTTAAGCGATGAGACAGGCTGGTATTTCACAAATAAGGGCGGATTTAAATACAACTATTTAGGTGCAAGTTACACAAGTCAATTCTACTATAAACGCGCATTATTTAGAGATAAACATCCGCTATTTTTTGGGAGTGCTGAAGTAAATAGCGGGATTGAGGCGACTTTTACAAGTTATGGAAGACTTGGGGCTTTTGTGGATTTTCAGCCATTTAGCTTTTTTGGGATTGTGTTTAATGTAACTTATGAAGGGGCATGGAGTGAGCTTGGCAAACCCGTGCTTATAGAATCTCAAAGAGATTACGCACATGCGGTTACAGGCGGACCAAAAAGCACAAAAGAAGTCATACGCACAGGTGGCAATACCCTGCTTTTTCAAATCGTCCCCTATCTTACACTCGGTCTGCCTATAAAAGATGACTTTTTGGTGTTTGTGTATCGCCCTTTTATTACTATATATAAAGCCCTTGATGTAAGTCCTAATACATTTTTATACTATTCCACAGATAATGTTGTAGTAAGACCAAGCGATGTGCATGTAGCCCATGATATTATGTTACTTTATAGTATCACAAGTCTTGGCATACGCTTTGGCGTTGATGGCGTGATAGAGCAGAT
Proteins encoded:
- the queC gene encoding 7-cyano-7-deazaguanine synthase QueC, producing the protein MRLVLFSGGVDSTTALFWSKKECDTHALIFKYPSLHNKREIDSAVRICKNENISYTLLDMSSVFVGFKSALLQNSSESVPQDSYNLESMAKLVVPFRNGIFLSVAAGLAESLGYKEIVLANHAGDHPLYPDCTQSFIDSMNESIMQGSGGAVKLCSPFCNWDKKEIVKLGLSLGVDYTKTYSCYRGGEKHCNTCPTCIESNESFLANGIVIER
- a CDS encoding metallophosphoesterase family protein; the protein is MQKFLLILCVNIIFCACSSTLPTFSYESDSTLKSSIEEKAAHAYPQAYFAVLSDTHIYDTNLGIDGEAFKEYLNNDRKMLVQSVEILESALSDIASKKPQFVLISGDLTKDGEISSHELLQKRLYALKAQGIQTYVVPGNHDINNSHARSFHGATTKQVKSAQKEDFARIYADFGYNQAIKKDPDSLSYIIEPVEGLWIFGLDSTRFRENNMKKDPIVDGKFYPQTLQWIEANLIEANREGKAVIAFFHHGILEHYTGNATFYPEYLIENFQAIAKMFAFYNVRMVFTGHFHANDISMQEFNGKVLYDIETGSLVSAPSPYRFVTLKDNKAFITTSIVKEIPSVQDFQTFATEYTKNGFEVLGKAVMNKFFVSKKDQDILAPYISNAFIAHYRGDEMPEKNQKLIPDSKELGMFGKLVLHKKRDLIINIWHDLKPQDNNIVLEFK